In Populus nigra chromosome 1, ddPopNigr1.1, whole genome shotgun sequence, one genomic interval encodes:
- the LOC133689877 gene encoding uncharacterized protein LOC133689877 produces MSAQSEGFMNLKEISIENLEGVQDLMQVGCLITNRRGGHELSIVSLETLHLNLLPNLRCIWKGLVPSNLTTLKVEECKRLTHVFTDSMIASLVQLKALEISNCEGLEQIIALDNDDEKDQILSGSDLQSACFPNLYQLEIKGCNKLKSLFPLAMASGLKKLKILGVSQSSQLLGVFGQGDHASSANIEKVMVLPDLHVLLLVQLPSISCFSLGCYDFLFPHLKRLEVHGCPKLTTIFGTTSNGSMSAQSEGFMNLKEISIENLEGVQDLMQVGCLITNRRGGHELSIVSLETLHLNLLPNLRCIWKGLVPSNLTTLKVEECKRLTHVFTDSMIASLLQLEFLEISNCEELEQIIAKDNDDEKDQIFSGSDLQSSCFPNLCRLEITGCNKLKSLFPLAMASGLKKLQELKVKESSQLLGVFGQGDHASHVNVEKEMVLPNLEWLSLEELPSIVYFSHGCYDFLFPHLETLLMHGCPKLTTIFGTTSNGSMSAQSEVGFMNLKKISIKNMEGVQDLMQVGCLITNRRGGHELSIVSLETLHLNLLPNLRCIWKGLVPSNLTTLEVNQCKRLTHIFTNSMIASLLQLEFLEISNCEELEQIIAKDNDDEKDQIFSGSDLQSSCFPNLCRLEITGCNKLKSLFPLAMASGLKKLQELKVKESSQLLGVFGQGDHASHVNVEKEMVLPDLEWLSLEELPSIVYFSHGCCDFIFPYLSMLEVRQCPNLTTRFATTSNGSMSAQSEVSQVAEDSSTGCSVPTSTCRKWTPYNGWEEIKEFGIGI; encoded by the exons ATGAGTGCTCAATCAGAG gggtttatgaatttgaaagaaatatctATTGAAAACTTGGAAGGAGTACAAGATTTAATGCAAGTTGGATGTTTGATAACTAATAGAAGAGGTGGGCATGAACTTTCAATCGTGAGTTTGGAAACATTACACTTGAACTTATTGCCAAACTTGAGGTGTATTTGGAAAGGTCTCGTGCCGAGCAATTTGACTACTTTGAAGGTGGAAGAATGTAAGAGACTGACACATGTATTCACCGACAGCATGATTGCTAGTCTAGTTCAACTGAAAGCTCTAGAGATATCAAATTGTGAAGGATTGGAGCAAATCATTGCTTtggataatgatgatgaaaaggaTCAGATATTGTCAGGAAGTGATCTCCAATCTGCATGCTTCCCTAATTTGTATCAACTTGAGATAAAAGGATGCAACAAGTTGAAGAGTCTCTTCCCGTTAGCCATGGCTTCAGGTCTCAAAAAGCTCAAAATACTTGGAGTAAGTCAATCCTCTCAATTATTGGGAGTATTTGGGCAGGGTGATCATGCTTCATCTGCCAATATTGAGAAGGTGATGGTGCTCCCTGATTTGCACGTGTTGTTGCTTGTACAATTACCAAGTATTTCCTGCTTTAGTCTCGGATGTTATGATTTCTTGTTCCCTCATTTGAAGAGGTTGGAGGTGCATGGATGTCCAAAGCTGACCACAATATTTGGTACTACATCAAATGGTTCAATGAGTGCTCAATCAGAG gggtttatgaatttgaaagaaatatctATTGAAAACTTGGAAGGAGTACAAGATTTAATGCAAGTTGGATGTTTGATAACTAATAGAAGAGGTGGGCATGAACTTTCAATCGTGAGTTTGGAAACATTACACTTGAACTTATTGCCAAACTTGAGGTGTATTTGGAAAGGTCTCGTGCCGAGCAATTTGACTACTTTGAAGGTGGAAGAATGTAAGAGACTGACACATGTATTCACCGACAGCATGATTGCTAGTCTACTTCAACTGGAATTTCTAGAGATATCAAACTGTGAGGAATTGGAGCAAATCATTGCTAaggataatgatgatgaaaaggaTCAGATATTTTCAGGAAGTGATCTCCAATCTTCATGCTTCCCTAATTTGTGTCGACTTGAGATCACAGGATGCAACAAGTTGAAGAGTCTCTTCCCGTTAGCCATGGCTTCAGGTCTCAAAAAGCTCCAAGAACTTAAAGTGAAGGAATCCTCTCAATTATTGGGAGTATTTGGGCAGGGTGATCATGCTTCACATGTCAATGTTGAGAAGGAGATGGTGCTCCCTAATCTGGAATGGCTGAGTCTAGAAGAATTACCAAGCATTGTCTACTTCAGTCATGGATGTTATGATTTCTTGTTCCCTCATTTGGAGACGTTACTGATGCATGGATGTCCAAAGCTGACCACAATATTTGGTACTACATCAAATGGTTCAATGAGTGCTCAATCAGAG GTAGGgtttatgaatttgaaaaaaatatctattaaaaaCATGGAAGGAGTACAAGATTTAATGCAAGTTGGATGTTTGATAACTAATAGAAGAGGTGGGCATGAACTTTCAATCGTGAGTTTGGAAACATTACACTTGAACTTATTGCCAAACTTGAGGTGTATTTGGAAGGGTCTCGTGCCGAGCAATTTGACTACTTTGGAGGTGAACCAGTGTAAGAGACTGACACATATATTCACAAACAGCATGATTGCTAGTCTACTTCAACTGGAATTTCTAGAGATATCAAACTGTGAGGAATTGGAGCAAATCATTGCTAaggataatgatgatgaaaaggaTCAGATATTTTCAGGAAGTGATCTCCAATCTTCATGCTTCCCTAATTTGTGTCGACTTGAGATCACAGGATGCAACAAGTTGAAGAGTCTCTTCCCGTTAGCCATGGCTTCAGGTCTCAAAAAGCTCCAAGAACTTAAAGTAAAGGAATCCTCTCAATTATTGGGAGTATTTGGGCAGGGTGACCATGCTTCACATGTCAATGTTGAGAAGGAGATGGTGCTCCCTGATCTGGAGTGGCTGAGTCTAGAAGAATTACCAAGCATTGTCTACTTCAGTCATGGATGTTGTGATTTCATATTTCCTTATTTGTCGATGTTGGAGGTGCGTCAATGTCCAAATCTGACCACAAGATTCGCTACTACATCAAATGGTTCAATGAGTGCTCAATCAGAG GTGTCTCAAGTAGCTGAGGATTCCAGCACTGGTTGCTCCGTGCCAACCAGCACTTGTAGAAAATGGACCCCATATAATGGGTGGGAAGAGATAAAAGAGTTTGGCAttggaatttga